One window from the genome of Dyadobacter sp. CECT 9275 encodes:
- a CDS encoding ligase-associated DNA damage response exonuclease, translated as MPKKPLLQFTGKSIYCAQANVHIDPWIPVDRAIITHAHSDHARWGSRHYLAHKDSEAILRLRLGAEISLQTVSYGEKFVMNGVTFSLHPAGHIIGSAQVRVEYKGEVWVASGDYKLEDDTFSAPFEPVKCNVFITESTFGLPVYKWKPQGEIFSEIDHWWAQNKREDKTSILMGYALGKMQRILKGIHLDGQQVYAHGAIYMLNERLRQAGYDLPELTLVTKDTDKKLFRGALVLAPPSVDGSTWIRKFNPYSLGYCSGWMALRGAKNRRAVDQGFVLSDHADWPDLNKAVKESEAEKVFVTHGYTSIFSRWLNENGIEAGEVSTMYGNEEEEDTSKTEGGSEEEREEKE; from the coding sequence ATGCCTAAAAAGCCACTTTTACAGTTTACAGGAAAGAGTATCTATTGTGCCCAGGCAAATGTGCACATTGACCCATGGATACCCGTCGACCGTGCGATCATAACCCATGCGCATAGTGACCATGCACGCTGGGGAAGCAGGCATTACCTTGCCCACAAGGATAGTGAAGCTATTTTGCGATTACGACTCGGGGCTGAAATCTCTCTGCAAACAGTGTCCTATGGCGAAAAATTTGTGATGAACGGCGTGACTTTTTCATTGCATCCTGCCGGGCACATCATAGGTTCGGCACAGGTGAGAGTGGAATATAAAGGTGAGGTGTGGGTGGCAAGTGGTGATTATAAGTTGGAAGACGATACCTTCTCCGCACCTTTTGAACCGGTAAAATGTAATGTGTTTATTACGGAGTCGACCTTTGGGTTACCAGTTTATAAGTGGAAGCCTCAGGGAGAAATTTTTTCGGAAATAGATCATTGGTGGGCACAGAACAAACGGGAAGATAAAACGAGCATATTAATGGGTTATGCACTCGGTAAAATGCAACGGATACTGAAAGGTATTCATCTCGACGGCCAGCAGGTATATGCTCACGGGGCCATTTACATGCTGAACGAAAGACTGCGGCAAGCAGGGTATGATTTGCCGGAACTTACGCTGGTCACCAAAGACACAGATAAAAAATTGTTTAGGGGCGCATTGGTTTTGGCGCCGCCTTCTGTGGACGGCAGTACCTGGATCAGGAAATTTAACCCTTATTCGCTTGGGTATTGCTCGGGCTGGATGGCGTTGCGTGGAGCCAAAAACAGGCGGGCGGTGGATCAGGGTTTTGTGCTCAGTGACCATGCCGACTGGCCGGATCTGAATAAGGCTGTAAAAGAATCGGAGGCTGAAAAGGTATTTGTAACCCATGGATATACCAGTATTTTTTCCCGTTGGCTGAACGAAAACGGGATTGAAGCCGGGGAAGTGAGTACGATGTACGGGAACGAGGAAGAGGAGGATACATCCAAAACCGAAGGGGGGAGTGAGGAGGAGAGGGAAGAAAAGGAATAA
- a CDS encoding DUF5618 family protein translates to MTRKIPETTFSPATEAERYLQNAKQILREKAGKKDGLYADVKYVKMAAGTAYSAALLILDAYLKQKEGDKFTKPKSIEDYSNRIRKYDKKLLSLLADVYDELHLAGYYHGTRSVNTIQTGLNNVSIMLTYIR, encoded by the coding sequence ATGACCCGAAAAATTCCTGAGACTACTTTTTCACCTGCTACAGAAGCCGAAAGATACCTTCAGAACGCAAAACAAATCCTTCGTGAAAAAGCGGGTAAAAAGGATGGATTGTATGCAGATGTTAAATATGTTAAAATGGCCGCCGGAACGGCTTATTCCGCAGCGCTGCTCATTCTTGATGCCTATCTGAAACAGAAAGAAGGGGATAAATTCACCAAACCCAAGAGCATTGAAGATTACAGCAACCGGATCAGGAAATACGACAAAAAGCTTCTGTCTCTCCTGGCAGATGTTTATGACGAGCTTCACCTCGCAGGTTATTATCACGGCACCCGGTCAGTTAATACCATACAGACAGGCCTGAACAATGTTTCAATCATGCTCACTTATATACGGTAG
- a CDS encoding VOC family protein, producing the protein MRYLSVASIFNVKDLEVAIGFYTTGLGFEIDFMIDDYIGVKKDGMVFLHLTSNKFRADRTGRGHIYIVLDEVDSYYAAIRARGLQPLSSPANLEYGMREFETTDPDGNILTFGCQVPSRFD; encoded by the coding sequence ATGAGATACTTATCTGTGGCCTCGATCTTTAATGTGAAAGATCTTGAGGTGGCAATTGGCTTTTATACAACAGGCTTAGGGTTCGAAATTGACTTTATGATTGACGACTATATAGGAGTGAAAAAGGATGGAATGGTTTTCTTACATCTCACCTCCAATAAATTCAGGGCAGACAGAACGGGCCGCGGGCATATTTATATTGTTCTTGATGAAGTAGATAGCTATTATGCGGCTATTCGGGCACGGGGATTACAGCCCCTGTCTTCACCGGCAAATTTAGAATATGGCATGAGGGAATTTGAAACGACTGACCCGGATGGTAATATACTCACTTTTGGATGCCAGGTGCCTTCCCGATTCGACTAG
- a CDS encoding ABC transporter substrate-binding protein — translation MKEYKTRTALLLLYLYLVAGCYTSTKENTERTSASSPTNYKNQVRIKHAKGFTVQYHDHYKIVNIINPFSSSADSSGYLLLERGTDRPTGYEKHQLIEIPIRSMVAMSSMHIGLLGFLDAEQVLTGLGDLQYVFSPEVIKMIDSGKITQIGRNQGINAEKLISLHPDLVMDMGSPAGQTDQHPVLLQAGIPVLTNSEWVETSPLARAEWVKLLAVLLNKEELANARFDRIEKEYKRLVSLAKNATDKPGILSGLNTKDVWFMPTGDNFMSVFFEDAGGNYPWKNTHGTGSLTLNFETVYPEALLADFWLNVGFSNQDTRNSILQQDTRYSDFRAFKKGQMYSYNNRVNGRGANDFFESGVVAPEVVLADLIRILHPDLLPEHELVYYRQLK, via the coding sequence ATGAAGGAATATAAAACCCGCACGGCTCTGCTACTGCTGTACCTTTATCTGGTTGCCGGATGCTATACAAGTACAAAAGAAAATACAGAACGGACATCTGCTTCATCACCAACCAATTACAAGAATCAGGTCAGAATTAAACATGCAAAAGGCTTCACGGTCCAGTACCATGATCACTACAAAATTGTCAACATCATAAATCCTTTCAGTTCATCTGCTGATAGCTCCGGATACCTGCTTCTGGAACGGGGAACGGATCGCCCCACAGGGTATGAAAAACATCAGTTGATAGAAATACCCATACGCAGTATGGTGGCTATGTCCTCCATGCACATTGGCTTGCTTGGGTTTCTGGATGCGGAACAGGTCCTTACCGGACTGGGAGATCTGCAATATGTCTTCTCTCCTGAGGTAATCAAAATGATTGATTCCGGAAAAATTACACAGATAGGCAGAAACCAGGGTATCAATGCGGAAAAACTGATCTCCCTACACCCCGATTTGGTGATGGATATGGGAAGCCCGGCAGGCCAAACAGATCAGCACCCCGTTCTGCTGCAAGCCGGCATACCTGTACTGACAAATTCGGAATGGGTTGAAACTTCTCCGCTGGCCCGTGCGGAATGGGTAAAGCTGCTGGCAGTGCTTCTGAATAAGGAAGAATTGGCAAACGCCAGATTCGATCGGATTGAAAAAGAGTATAAACGCCTGGTATCTCTTGCAAAAAATGCTACAGATAAGCCCGGCATACTCTCAGGCCTGAACACTAAAGATGTTTGGTTTATGCCAACCGGCGATAATTTCATGTCTGTTTTTTTTGAAGATGCGGGGGGCAATTATCCATGGAAAAATACCCACGGCACCGGAAGTTTAACTTTGAATTTTGAAACCGTATATCCCGAGGCCCTGCTGGCTGATTTTTGGCTGAACGTCGGATTCAGTAACCAGGATACCCGAAACAGCATTCTGCAACAGGATACCCGGTATTCTGATTTCCGGGCATTTAAAAAAGGACAGATGTACAGCTACAATAACCGGGTAAACGGCCGCGGGGCCAACGATTTTTTTGAATCGGGTGTTGTTGCTCCAGAAGTTGTTCTGGCCGACCTGATTCGCATACTTCATCCCGACCTGCTTCCGGAACACGAATTGGTCTATTACCGGCAACTAAAATAA
- a CDS encoding iron ABC transporter permease, which produces MPDFKDNILTAGYQRSLLGVLLAASIICFVSDIMLGSVKIPFQEVIKIVFGHESSDRAWLLIIEKIRIPKAVTAVLAGCGLSVSGLQMQTLFKNPLAGPSELGITAGAGLGVAIIMLGGGAGIQAIRELGISGSWLVIVMASLGSGLVLCVILLIAGRIRDHVILLIVGIMIGAITLSIISIWQYYSQPEQLQEYIMWTFGSLGGVLGYQLYVLSGVVITGLVLAFISSKALNALLLGENYARTMGLTVWRSRFMILSVTSILTGSITAFCGPIGFVGIAVPHITRSLLKTSDHRMLIPGCCLVSTILMLLCDILAQMPGKDTVLPINIVTSLLGAPVVIWVIVGYHRRSYS; this is translated from the coding sequence ATGCCAGATTTCAAGGACAACATTTTAACTGCAGGCTACCAGCGCTCGCTCCTTGGCGTATTGCTTGCCGCATCAATAATCTGTTTTGTTTCTGATATTATGCTGGGCTCCGTTAAAATACCCTTTCAGGAAGTGATTAAAATCGTGTTTGGCCACGAATCTTCGGACCGGGCCTGGCTGTTAATCATTGAAAAAATCAGGATACCCAAAGCGGTAACGGCTGTGCTGGCCGGTTGCGGCCTTTCTGTGAGCGGACTACAGATGCAGACCTTATTTAAAAATCCGCTCGCCGGTCCATCGGAGCTTGGTATCACAGCCGGAGCAGGACTGGGTGTTGCCATCATCATGCTTGGGGGCGGCGCGGGAATTCAGGCCATCCGGGAACTCGGTATTTCGGGGAGCTGGCTGGTGATTGTGATGGCATCTCTGGGTTCAGGACTGGTACTTTGCGTTATCCTGCTCATTGCAGGACGAATCCGAGACCACGTTATCTTGCTGATCGTAGGAATAATGATTGGTGCTATCACACTTTCCATCATCAGTATCTGGCAGTATTACAGCCAGCCCGAACAACTTCAGGAATACATTATGTGGACCTTCGGCTCTCTCGGGGGTGTACTTGGGTATCAGCTCTACGTACTGTCCGGAGTTGTTATAACCGGCCTGGTACTTGCCTTTATTTCCTCCAAAGCTCTCAACGCTTTATTGCTGGGGGAAAATTATGCCCGAACCATGGGGCTTACAGTCTGGCGGTCCAGGTTCATGATTTTATCGGTAACCAGCATACTGACGGGAAGCATCACTGCCTTTTGCGGCCCCATCGGTTTTGTGGGAATTGCTGTCCCCCACATTACCCGCTCCCTGTTAAAAACCTCCGACCACCGCATGCTCATCCCGGGATGCTGCCTGGTTTCAACCATACTGATGCTGCTTTGCGATATCCTGGCCCAGATGCCGGGAAAAGATACTGTGCTTCCCATCAACATTGTAACTTCGTTGTTAGGAGCGCCGGTGGTGATCTGGGTAATTGTAGGTTATCACAGGCGATCCTATTCATGA
- a CDS encoding ABC transporter ATP-binding protein: MPILQNLDLNLHPGQLVCLLGANGTGKSTLIRTLAGLQQPVSGEIFIGETNLKTIKPELLAKKLSVVLTEKPDHNNLTVRELVTIGRTPHTGWFGTLKKKDDEKIQYAMEMAGAGAFAARRLHELSDGERQKVMLARALAQDTDMILLDEPTAHLDIPNRVEMMYLLHALARKTNKAILLSTHELDLALQIADRLWLIDKAKQLTSGTPEDLVLNGTFGNAFTKIGLHFDPLKGTFGLQPPAYGLHIFVTGDPVPVHWTVHALSKENIGRSTEHTHRYSITVENKTGEFTWILKWNEVVTTHRSIESLVEEVKKMRTR, from the coding sequence ATGCCAATACTGCAAAACCTGGATCTGAACCTGCACCCCGGGCAACTGGTGTGCCTCCTGGGCGCCAACGGAACTGGCAAATCCACACTTATACGAACACTGGCCGGGCTTCAGCAACCCGTTTCGGGAGAAATATTCATTGGAGAAACCAATTTAAAAACCATCAAACCAGAACTGCTGGCAAAAAAACTAAGCGTGGTTCTGACAGAGAAACCTGATCATAACAACCTTACTGTCAGAGAATTGGTAACTATCGGACGAACACCCCATACCGGATGGTTCGGTACTCTCAAGAAAAAGGATGATGAAAAGATACAATATGCCATGGAAATGGCCGGAGCCGGGGCATTCGCGGCAAGAAGACTCCATGAGCTAAGCGATGGGGAGCGCCAGAAAGTGATGCTTGCCAGGGCGCTGGCGCAGGATACCGATATGATTTTACTGGATGAACCCACAGCCCACCTGGATATCCCCAATCGGGTGGAAATGATGTATCTGCTTCACGCTCTGGCCCGAAAAACCAATAAGGCGATCTTACTCTCCACGCATGAACTGGACCTGGCGCTTCAGATAGCCGATCGTTTGTGGCTCATTGACAAAGCAAAACAATTAACAAGCGGCACACCGGAAGACCTAGTCTTAAACGGTACTTTTGGAAACGCCTTCACCAAAATCGGCTTACATTTTGACCCGCTCAAAGGTACCTTTGGCCTGCAGCCTCCCGCCTACGGTCTCCATATTTTTGTTACGGGTGATCCAGTTCCTGTTCACTGGACCGTGCATGCGCTAAGCAAAGAAAATATCGGACGATCAACCGAGCACACGCACCGATATTCAATCACTGTTGAGAACAAAACCGGCGAATTTACCTGGATTTTAAAATGGAATGAAGTGGTAACTACACACCGTTCCATCGAATCACTGGTGGAAGAAGTAAAGAAAATGAGAACCCGTTGA
- a CDS encoding ArnT family glycosyltransferase, producing MILLIPLAFWLSTINLYYSFEIKSLRKSVLAAITFLFFFIGTSTEVLSFSGLISSRGIAVAWALLNAGLLAWFLTLRRIGSVNFALFLSAALRAARQFFKTLGIYPSLILSTLMGATLVVALVAPPNNLDSLSYHLSRLGYWIQNGNVEHYASHIERSISFSPFSEYVHLHTFLLSDSERYFQILQWVCLAGILVQVSLLVELFSKSRRALGLALCYAATIPIVILESMTTQNDLVVSFFIVSTAHYVFAYVRQSDNKMLVWLVLAIALGIQTKGTFVFYVLPFGIYLFVMMVRNKSWLTLLRFGTGVVMVTLLLNLPFWYRTHQVYGSPLGTVSNGNKNHTDSPQKFISSTSKHIFLHLGFISPQNKYNNWLEGNLVSFHHWLGIPMQDTGAQSFKMNKLNFNEDFAQNFLAMWLILFSGLLLPFIRKSWNFLLYYALVILGFLVFCFFIGYQHYGSRLHMPFFLLAAPAIGLIYGSSVILIQRILLTVLWLQAMPFALLSVTHPLLSTKWFFEEVFPSVNKSLHLSINTDNIYNLKQESILFASAGEIMWRDEWAQMQSLTRFIDSIHARNIGFDFTEASYDYAFQYSLRRPGRHFEHVLVENPSRSLEKQSFIPDCIISEKTKQPYLTCRGNAYHLGWLEGNRAVYVRVKPL from the coding sequence ATGATATTATTGATCCCTCTTGCTTTTTGGCTGAGCACGATTAATTTATATTATAGTTTCGAAATAAAGTCGCTACGCAAATCAGTTCTTGCGGCGATTACATTCCTTTTTTTCTTCATAGGTACCTCCACCGAAGTATTGAGTTTTTCCGGCCTCATTTCTTCCCGAGGAATTGCTGTGGCCTGGGCGCTATTGAATGCCGGGCTGCTCGCCTGGTTTCTGACATTAAGAAGAATCGGCTCCGTAAATTTTGCCCTCTTTCTCTCAGCAGCTCTCCGCGCCGCAAGGCAATTCTTCAAAACGCTGGGGATCTACCCCTCTCTCATCCTGAGTACCCTCATGGGGGCAACGCTGGTTGTTGCCCTGGTAGCACCGCCCAACAACCTGGATTCTCTGAGTTACCATCTGAGTAGGCTGGGATACTGGATACAAAACGGGAATGTGGAACATTACGCTTCGCACATCGAACGTTCCATTTCATTTAGTCCCTTTTCGGAATACGTTCATCTGCATACTTTTCTTTTAAGCGACAGCGAACGTTACTTTCAGATACTGCAATGGGTATGCCTGGCAGGGATACTCGTGCAGGTTTCCTTGCTCGTAGAGCTATTTTCCAAATCCCGTCGGGCCCTGGGCCTTGCTCTTTGTTATGCTGCTACCATCCCAATCGTCATTCTGGAATCGATGACCACACAAAATGACCTGGTGGTTTCCTTTTTTATTGTCTCCACTGCTCATTATGTGTTTGCATATGTCCGGCAATCAGACAATAAAATGCTTGTTTGGCTCGTCCTCGCCATCGCTTTGGGCATCCAGACCAAAGGTACATTTGTTTTTTACGTGTTGCCATTTGGTATTTATCTTTTTGTAATGATGGTCAGGAACAAATCATGGCTTACGCTCCTCAGGTTCGGCACCGGCGTAGTGATGGTCACGCTGCTACTGAACCTCCCCTTCTGGTATCGGACCCACCAGGTCTACGGCAGTCCATTAGGTACTGTTTCCAATGGCAATAAAAACCATACGGATAGCCCGCAGAAATTCATTTCGTCCACTTCAAAACACATTTTTTTACATCTCGGGTTTATATCCCCACAAAATAAGTACAACAATTGGCTTGAAGGCAACCTGGTAAGTTTTCATCACTGGCTCGGAATACCTATGCAAGATACTGGTGCACAAAGTTTTAAGATGAACAAGCTCAACTTCAATGAGGATTTTGCGCAGAACTTCCTGGCCATGTGGCTGATCCTCTTTTCTGGGCTACTTCTACCTTTCATTAGAAAATCCTGGAATTTCCTGCTCTATTATGCTCTTGTCATTCTTGGATTTCTGGTATTCTGTTTTTTCATTGGTTATCAACATTATGGTTCACGGCTCCACATGCCCTTTTTCCTGCTTGCTGCACCAGCAATTGGGCTCATATACGGAAGCTCCGTTATCCTGATTCAGAGAATACTTCTTACTGTATTATGGCTTCAGGCCATGCCATTTGCGTTGTTAAGCGTAACACATCCGCTGCTTTCAACAAAATGGTTTTTTGAAGAAGTTTTCCCTTCGGTCAATAAGTCACTTCACCTTTCTATTAATACGGATAATATCTACAACCTGAAACAGGAAAGTATCCTTTTTGCCTCAGCAGGCGAAATCATGTGGAGAGATGAATGGGCTCAGATGCAGTCCCTTACGCGGTTTATAGATTCCATCCATGCCCGAAATATCGGATTCGATTTTACAGAAGCAAGTTATGACTATGCTTTTCAATATAGCCTCCGGCGACCCGGGCGGCATTTTGAGCATGTCCTGGTAGAAAACCCCTCCCGATCTCTTGAAAAGCAGTCGTTCATTCCGGATTGTATCATTTCAGAAAAAACCAAACAGCCTTATTTGACCTGCCGCGGCAATGCGTATCACCTTGGCTGGTTAGAGGGCAACAGAGCCGTTTATGTTCGGGTAAAACCGCTGTAA
- a CDS encoding DUF5723 family protein, with amino-acid sequence MRKILLFFFLSASFSYGQSMNGLQLDNYAGVHSVYLNPSAIASSHWKAHLNVGFGSFMASTNRLSQETVLFSGKSYKIDDTKYGVIQNELRGPGVMVQLRNNHALAITTRYRSAQSFTGNYQVVDWLRGDVKELTDMAGSINLKNEAFSEYAVSYAAPVYEKDKHFLKVGATFKLLYGWQTASIQSAGSFQSGTSGTAIYNATGFQGHHSDLAFTSDLKIAEALKGSTPGKGSGIDIGVTYEYRPNAEGNQYLLNGKNRFDPTVANYLVKAGISVTDIGKINYNKTANYAATTLSGNFDPLSYQGLKSSQDFHNQLANDLGLEGKATERKITVKLPQVITIQADVNLGKGLFVGGVWILPKAKSIENLRTSSVISIGPRYEKNDFGFSLTGQYYGTFKRAAIGTNLRLGIVTLGTDNLLGLFKKNGLNPHVYAGFFIPLGKWTREKDDDQDNVSNRLDQCPDIAGLWAFKGCPDTDGDGIEDRFDKCPEEAGPKETNGCPDSDKDGIFDKNDACPHEAGLARFNGCPDTDNDGVPNHEDECPQLAGAPELGGCPDTDKDGIKDSQDKCKDAAGLKELDGCPLINLTQNLAQSADKELTARIAKALESSPSLPENLKNDLNAWFTKHPNGSVKLTFSGTDQEMILRIAGYYKDELTTLVGNRVTAAVAITQAGTVGLKTELVP; translated from the coding sequence ATGCGTAAAATTTTACTCTTCTTTTTTCTTTCAGCTTCCTTTTCGTACGGTCAAAGCATGAATGGCTTACAGCTGGATAATTATGCGGGTGTGCATTCCGTTTACCTCAATCCAAGTGCCATTGCAAGTTCTCACTGGAAGGCCCATCTGAATGTTGGTTTTGGTTCTTTTATGGCTTCTACCAACCGGCTTTCACAGGAAACAGTTTTATTTTCCGGTAAGTCTTATAAAATAGACGATACAAAGTACGGAGTCATCCAGAATGAACTCAGAGGCCCTGGAGTGATGGTTCAGCTAAGAAACAATCATGCGCTTGCCATCACTACCAGATACCGAAGTGCACAGTCATTTACCGGAAATTATCAGGTGGTGGACTGGCTGAGGGGCGATGTCAAAGAATTGACAGACATGGCTGGCAGCATAAACCTGAAAAACGAAGCATTTTCAGAATATGCGGTTTCCTATGCCGCTCCCGTCTATGAAAAAGACAAGCATTTTTTGAAAGTTGGTGCAACGTTCAAGCTACTTTACGGATGGCAAACCGCCTCCATTCAGAGTGCAGGAAGTTTTCAGTCCGGTACCTCTGGAACGGCTATCTACAATGCCACCGGATTCCAGGGCCACCATTCCGACCTTGCTTTCACTTCCGACCTGAAAATAGCTGAGGCTTTGAAGGGAAGTACGCCAGGAAAAGGCAGTGGGATAGATATCGGGGTTACCTATGAATACCGTCCCAATGCTGAAGGCAATCAGTATCTGCTGAATGGGAAAAACAGGTTTGACCCCACCGTAGCCAATTATCTTGTGAAGGCCGGTATTTCGGTAACTGACATTGGCAAGATCAATTACAATAAGACAGCTAATTATGCCGCAACAACGCTTTCCGGCAATTTTGACCCGCTTTCATATCAGGGGCTTAAAAGTTCACAAGATTTTCACAATCAGCTTGCTAATGACCTTGGTCTGGAAGGTAAAGCAACAGAAAGAAAAATTACTGTTAAACTTCCTCAAGTCATTACCATTCAGGCCGACGTTAATCTTGGTAAAGGGTTATTCGTAGGCGGGGTCTGGATCCTCCCCAAAGCCAAGTCTATCGAAAACCTCCGTACGTCTTCTGTAATTTCAATAGGCCCCAGATACGAAAAGAATGATTTCGGGTTTAGCCTGACGGGCCAGTACTACGGTACTTTCAAAAGGGCAGCTATCGGCACTAATCTGAGACTGGGTATCGTGACGCTCGGAACGGACAATCTGCTTGGCCTCTTTAAGAAAAACGGCCTGAATCCGCATGTTTATGCCGGTTTTTTTATCCCGTTAGGAAAGTGGACCAGAGAAAAAGATGATGATCAGGACAATGTTTCCAACAGACTTGACCAGTGCCCTGATATAGCGGGCCTTTGGGCTTTTAAAGGATGCCCTGATACCGATGGCGATGGCATTGAAGACCGTTTCGACAAATGTCCCGAAGAGGCCGGTCCCAAAGAAACAAACGGCTGTCCCGATTCGGACAAGGACGGTATTTTTGACAAAAACGATGCCTGCCCTCATGAAGCCGGACTTGCCAGATTCAATGGATGCCCGGACACTGATAACGACGGAGTGCCCAATCATGAAGACGAATGTCCGCAGCTGGCCGGAGCACCGGAGCTTGGAGGCTGCCCGGATACGGACAAAGACGGAATTAAAGACAGCCAGGACAAATGCAAGGACGCTGCTGGTCTGAAGGAATTGGACGGCTGTCCTCTGATTAACCTCACACAAAATCTGGCGCAATCGGCCGATAAGGAGCTCACGGCCCGTATTGCGAAAGCACTTGAAAGCTCCCCAAGCCTTCCAGAAAACCTGAAAAATGATTTAAATGCCTGGTTTACAAAACATCCGAACGGCAGTGTGAAACTGACATTTTCCGGAACCGACCAGGAGATGATTTTGAGGATTGCTGGTTATTATAAAGATGAACTGACCACCCTGGTCGGCAACCGCGTTACAGCAGCGGTGGCCATCACACAGGCTGGCACCGTAGGATTAAAAACCGAACTAGTACCTTAA